From one Desulfobacterales bacterium genomic stretch:
- a CDS encoding alpha/beta hydrolase yields MTSDGYGYLRVDDNIFLRYGFWPADNSCYRGSIMVLHGRRDFLEKYDETVRKLTLRGFDVYSFDWRGQGLSTRLLPNRHKGHIKTFEDYIQDLSCVIRHVVIEHQARLPLFILAHSMGANIALRYIHDCPDVVSKAVLVAPMIDIVTFPFPRWFVRCLARIRIKTGHEDAWVPGSGGGCPGHRFEGNRMTSDRLRFMKEKTVILQNPALAVYGVTYAWLQAGLDSIDILRRRGYAKAIQVPVLVAGAEHDKIVSVRAQKLLCAGSRYLTFVEIPGARHEILRETDSIQQVFWNEFDSFID; encoded by the coding sequence ATGACTTCAGACGGTTACGGATATCTTCGCGTTGATGATAATATTTTTTTACGGTATGGATTCTGGCCTGCTGATAATTCATGTTACCGCGGCAGTATCATGGTTCTCCATGGCAGGAGAGACTTTCTTGAAAAATATGATGAGACAGTCAGAAAACTGACCCTGAGAGGTTTTGACGTATACAGTTTTGACTGGCGGGGCCAGGGATTGTCAACACGGCTTCTGCCCAACCGTCATAAGGGGCATATAAAGACTTTCGAGGATTATATCCAGGACTTGTCATGTGTTATCCGGCACGTGGTGATTGAGCATCAGGCAAGGCTTCCTCTGTTCATCCTTGCGCATTCAATGGGGGCGAACATCGCACTCAGATACATTCATGATTGTCCGGACGTTGTCAGCAAAGCGGTGTTGGTGGCCCCCATGATTGATATAGTGACATTTCCGTTTCCCAGATGGTTTGTTCGCTGCCTGGCCCGGATCAGAATAAAAACCGGCCATGAAGATGCATGGGTGCCGGGTTCGGGAGGGGGGTGCCCTGGTCATCGATTTGAAGGAAACCGGATGACATCCGATCGCTTACGGTTTATGAAAGAGAAAACCGTTATTTTACAAAATCCGGCGCTTGCCGTTTATGGCGTTACATATGCATGGCTTCAGGCAGGTTTGGATTCAATCGATATTCTCCGGAGACGTGGCTATGCGAAAGCCATTCAGGTCCCGGTTCTGGTGGCAGGGGCAGAACATGATAAAATCGTATCTGTCAGAGCCCAGAAATTGTTATGTGCTGGCAGCCGTTATTTGACATTTGTCGAAATCCCGGGAGCCCGTCACGAAATTCTGAGGGAAACCGATTCGATTCAGCAGGTGTTCTGGAATGAATTTGACAGCTTTATAGATTAA
- a CDS encoding cytoplasmic protein yields the protein MCEPLMKVNVFFNAMKKHSHEFIETYTGMVGFGMDRKTDELTVMYYLQKISDDKLLQELIKRLSHEELENIFDTISQLLKRHLTEPEYHRLFLKDKDIQ from the coding sequence ATGTGCGAACCCTTAATGAAAGTCAATGTATTTTTTAACGCCATGAAAAAGCATTCACATGAATTTATCGAGACATACACCGGTATGGTGGGATTTGGAATGGACCGGAAGACCGATGAGCTTACGGTCATGTATTATCTCCAGAAAATTTCAGATGACAAACTCCTGCAGGAGCTGATCAAACGACTTTCGCATGAAGAGCTGGAAAACATTTTCGACACGATCAGTCAGCTTCTCAAGCGGCATCTTACCGAACCCGAATATCACCGCCTTTTTTTAAAGGACAAAGACATCCAGTAA
- a CDS encoding aminopeptidase, with product MLTEIQLHNYADVLLWGLNTARTQRYKKNDLILIRYDLAALRFAEILHEKLLTKGFNSVQRLNTTPEMEKNFFNLATPSQLVYQTPGDKELYSHLNGSIFLHAPDSITHLSTVDPRKIGKATIARKYIRDILDQREDRGDFGWTLCLCPTQELADHARLSLDDYTLQIIQACFLDKPSPVDEWRDIYKRAVTIKKWLNRMDIDTLHIESETIDLIITPGAKRQWIGISGHNIPSFEIFLSPDWRGTRGIFFSNQPSYRSGNYVEDVRLEFKKGSAVNIEARTGEEFVRQQLAMDSGAKKIGEFSLTDNRFSHINAFMANTLYDENYGGQYGNCHIAVGSSYSDTYNGNPRELTPDLKKQLGFNDSALHWDLVNTENKRVVAHLATGENITIYENGQFQY from the coding sequence ATGCTCACAGAAATCCAACTGCACAACTACGCGGATGTTCTCCTGTGGGGACTGAATACCGCACGGACGCAACGCTATAAAAAAAATGACCTGATACTGATCCGATATGACCTTGCAGCACTCCGGTTTGCTGAAATTCTGCATGAAAAATTACTCACAAAGGGGTTTAATTCCGTACAGCGACTCAACACCACTCCCGAAATGGAAAAAAACTTCTTCAACCTGGCAACCCCCAGCCAGCTGGTCTATCAGACGCCGGGAGACAAGGAATTATACAGTCATCTAAACGGCAGCATTTTCCTGCATGCACCGGACTCCATCACCCATCTGAGCACGGTTGATCCGCGCAAAATCGGAAAAGCAACCATTGCCAGAAAATATATACGTGACATTTTGGATCAGCGTGAGGATCGGGGTGATTTTGGATGGACGTTGTGTCTGTGTCCCACTCAGGAACTGGCTGATCATGCCAGACTGTCCTTAGATGATTATACACTTCAAATTATTCAAGCCTGCTTTCTGGACAAACCCTCACCGGTTGATGAATGGCGGGATATATATAAACGGGCTGTCACCATAAAAAAATGGTTAAACCGCATGGACATTGACACGCTGCACATTGAATCCGAAACCATCGATCTTATCATCACACCGGGAGCTAAACGACAATGGATCGGCATTTCAGGTCACAATATTCCCAGTTTTGAAATTTTTCTCTCCCCGGACTGGAGAGGAACCAGGGGTATCTTTTTTTCAAATCAGCCGTCATATCGAAGCGGAAATTATGTAGAGGATGTGAGACTGGAATTTAAAAAAGGATCTGCGGTCAACATCGAGGCCAGAACAGGAGAGGAATTCGTGCGGCAGCAACTGGCCATGGACAGCGGCGCAAAGAAAATCGGAGAATTTTCTTTGACAGACAACCGTTTCTCCCATATCAACGCATTTATGGCCAATACCCTCTATGATGAAAATTACGGCGGCCAATACGGTAATTGCCACATCGCCGTGGGGTCATCATATTCGGACACTTACAACGGCAATCCCCGGGAACTGACGCCAGACCTTAAAAAGCAGCTGGGCTTTAATGATTCAGCGCTTCACTGGGATCTGGTCAACACGGAAAACAAACGTGTCGTGGCGCATCTGGCTACCGGGGAAAACATCACCATCTATGAAAACGGACAATTTCAGTATTAA
- a CDS encoding GDP-mannose 4,6-dehydratase: MRVLITGGAGFIGSHLAEAYLENGHEVYVIDDLSTGSLDNISHIQKNPRFNQRFFVHIDTIFNQDLLLELTGICDIVFHMAAAVGVRYILEHPLESITTNIQGTEKVLEICSKFKKKVLIASSSEVYGKHLHAPLVETDNIIYGPSSKFRWSYAASKLMDEFTALAYYRTKGLQVIISRLFNTVGPRQTGAYGMVIPRLVSQAINNEPLTVYGDGRQSRTFTDVKDVVKSFMALMKTDTAFGQVFNIGGTEEITIAALAEKIIQMTGSASAVQLIPYEDVFDKDFEDMQRRVPDIEKLEAAIGFKPENGLESILKNVITYYRGKGTIRE; the protein is encoded by the coding sequence ATGAGAGTTTTAATCACCGGAGGGGCAGGCTTTATCGGTTCGCATCTGGCCGAAGCATATCTGGAAAATGGTCATGAAGTGTATGTTATCGATGATCTTTCAACCGGATCTCTTGATAATATCAGCCACATCCAGAAAAACCCGCGCTTCAATCAACGGTTTTTCGTTCATATCGACACCATTTTCAACCAGGACCTCCTGCTGGAGCTGACCGGCATTTGCGATATCGTATTTCATATGGCTGCCGCCGTGGGTGTGCGCTATATCCTGGAGCATCCGCTTGAATCGATTACCACGAATATTCAAGGTACAGAAAAAGTATTGGAGATATGCTCAAAATTCAAAAAAAAGGTGCTAATCGCTTCTTCATCCGAGGTTTATGGAAAACATCTTCATGCCCCGTTAGTGGAAACAGACAATATTATTTACGGACCCTCCAGTAAATTCCGATGGAGTTATGCCGCTTCCAAACTGATGGATGAATTTACCGCACTGGCCTATTACCGTACCAAAGGATTGCAGGTGATCATCTCCAGGTTGTTTAATACCGTAGGCCCCAGACAGACCGGCGCATACGGCATGGTCATCCCCCGACTGGTTTCCCAGGCGATAAACAATGAGCCCCTGACCGTATATGGTGACGGCCGTCAAAGCCGGACGTTTACCGATGTCAAAGATGTGGTCAAATCGTTCATGGCCCTTATGAAAACCGACACTGCATTTGGGCAGGTGTTCAACATCGGGGGAACCGAAGAAATTACGATTGCTGCCCTTGCCGAAAAAATCATTCAGATGACCGGATCGGCATCCGCTGTACAGTTGATCCCCTATGAAGATGTCTTTGACAAAGATTTTGAAGACATGCAGCGACGGGTGCCAGACATAGAAAAACTTGAAGCCGCCATCGGATTCAAACCCGAAAACGGCTTGGAGTCCATCCTGAAGAACGTGATCACTTATTACAGAGGAAAAGGAACGATAAGGGAGTAA
- a CDS encoding histidinol phosphate phosphatase domain-containing protein, which yields MIDLHTHSIFSDGVLIPSELVRRAQVKGITIIGITDHGDLSNMDFIIPRMRAVAEELNSVLPIKVIAGIEITHVPPPLISNAVQKARQLGASIVVVHGETIAEPVAPGTNRAALDAGVDILAHPGLITEEEMVLARDKGIFLEISARKGHSLTNGHVAGLARKVGAKLLINTDSHEPGDLIDDSQAKRIVRGAGLTEDDFYRMQKNAALLCE from the coding sequence ATGATTGATCTTCATACACATTCAATTTTCAGCGATGGGGTGTTAATTCCGTCGGAGCTGGTCAGAAGAGCGCAGGTTAAGGGGATAACGATCATTGGAATTACCGATCATGGGGATCTGTCCAATATGGATTTTATTATTCCGAGAATGAGGGCAGTGGCTGAAGAACTCAACAGCGTTTTGCCGATAAAGGTCATTGCCGGTATCGAGATAACCCATGTTCCTCCCCCCCTGATTTCAAATGCTGTCCAAAAGGCCCGGCAGCTCGGGGCGTCGATAGTTGTCGTTCACGGCGAAACCATTGCGGAACCTGTGGCCCCGGGCACCAATCGTGCTGCGCTGGATGCCGGGGTCGATATATTGGCTCATCCGGGGCTGATTACCGAAGAAGAAATGGTTCTTGCCAGGGATAAAGGAATTTTTCTGGAGATATCCGCCAGAAAGGGCCATTCATTGACCAACGGGCATGTTGCCGGTCTTGCCCGAAAAGTCGGGGCAAAACTGTTAATCAATACAGATTCCCATGAACCGGGAGATCTGATCGATGACAGCCAGGCAAAACGAATCGTGCGCGGGGCAGGACTGACCGAGGATGATTTTTACCGGATGCAGAAAAATGCCGCTTTGCTCTGCGAATGA
- a CDS encoding bifunctional nuclease family protein encodes MLHKASIAGMTIDPASNTPIIILKLDDQDVSIPIWIGLFEATSIATVLQNIKFDRPMTHDLFKNLMDRVHMNVDRVEVCDLADNTYYARIHFMSGEESFSMDARPSDAIAIALRFEAPIYVDDTVVEKSASENNKGEIADKSEEGKKWAEYLSTMSSDDFGKYKI; translated from the coding sequence ATGCTGCATAAAGCGAGCATCGCGGGGATGACCATAGATCCTGCCTCCAATACGCCGATTATCATTTTAAAACTGGACGATCAGGATGTTTCCATTCCCATCTGGATCGGACTGTTCGAAGCCACATCCATTGCAACGGTTCTTCAGAATATAAAGTTTGATCGCCCCATGACCCACGATTTGTTTAAAAATTTGATGGACAGGGTCCATATGAATGTGGACAGGGTCGAAGTCTGTGATCTTGCGGATAACACCTACTATGCGAGGATCCATTTTATGTCCGGCGAGGAGTCTTTCAGTATGGATGCCCGTCCCAGCGATGCCATCGCCATTGCCCTTCGGTTTGAAGCCCCCATTTATGTGGACGATACAGTCGTTGAGAAATCCGCATCTGAAAATAATAAAGGGGAAATCGCTGATAAAAGCGAGGAAGGGAAAAAATGGGCCGAGTACCTTTCAACCATGTCTTCAGACGATTTCGGGAAATATAAGATTTGA
- the miaB gene encoding tRNA (N6-isopentenyl adenosine(37)-C2)-methylthiotransferase MiaB produces the protein MKNRNLYIHTIGCQMNVYDSGQMVKQLALQGYRQVSSPEQADLIISNTCAIREKAEQKVFSFLGRLASLKRRKPSLIIAVGGCVAQQEGKKILERMPHVDLVFGTHAISRLSGLIRQVELLREPVVAVEMSDVIDESHLVLAAGDNEGVSRFVTIMQGCDNFCTYCVVPYVRGRENSRKPDNIVKEIRQAVASGAREVTLLGQNVNSYGKKEHLCSFPELLERVCHIEGLSRVRFTTSHPKDLSAELICAFRDLDRLCKHFHLPVQSGSNQILKRMNRKYTRETYLEKVQKLRAVCPDIAISSDFIVGFPGESRDDFEQTLDLVRTVEYDSLFVFKYSDRPNAPAADYPDKIPDDEKNERLHRLLELQEEITVRKHEALVGTIQQVLVEGLSKKQPLSNLKEEFQDIQWSGRSSGNKIVNFSVKDSCRAADEDLTGKLMYIRIQKACSHSLWGQPVEEELKLTEVEGEDGYYAA, from the coding sequence ATGAAAAATCGAAATTTGTATATCCATACTATCGGATGTCAGATGAACGTCTATGACTCCGGGCAAATGGTTAAGCAGTTGGCTTTGCAAGGTTACCGGCAGGTTTCATCTCCGGAACAGGCTGATTTGATAATATCCAATACCTGCGCGATTCGTGAAAAGGCTGAGCAGAAAGTATTCAGTTTTCTGGGCCGGCTGGCAAGTTTGAAACGGAGAAAACCTTCCCTGATCATCGCTGTGGGAGGGTGTGTGGCACAGCAGGAGGGTAAAAAAATTCTGGAGCGAATGCCGCATGTCGATCTTGTGTTCGGCACACATGCCATAAGCCGTTTGTCCGGGCTGATCCGGCAGGTTGAATTACTACGGGAGCCGGTTGTGGCTGTTGAGATGTCAGATGTGATCGATGAAAGCCACCTGGTGCTGGCTGCCGGGGATAACGAAGGGGTATCCCGGTTTGTCACCATCATGCAGGGGTGTGATAATTTCTGTACGTACTGTGTTGTGCCCTATGTGAGGGGCAGAGAAAACAGCCGGAAGCCGGATAATATTGTCAAAGAGATCCGGCAGGCAGTTGCCTCCGGAGCCAGAGAGGTGACGCTGCTGGGACAGAATGTCAACAGCTACGGCAAAAAAGAACATCTGTGCTCTTTTCCTGAGTTGCTGGAACGCGTCTGTCATATCGAGGGCCTGTCAAGGGTCAGATTCACCACCTCTCACCCGAAGGATTTATCGGCGGAGCTGATTTGTGCGTTCAGGGATCTTGACAGGTTGTGTAAACACTTTCATTTGCCGGTGCAGTCCGGCTCCAATCAGATTTTAAAGCGGATGAACCGAAAATACACCCGGGAAACATATCTTGAAAAAGTGCAAAAATTACGGGCGGTATGTCCGGATATCGCTATTTCATCGGATTTTATCGTTGGTTTTCCGGGTGAAAGCCGTGACGATTTTGAGCAGACGCTGGATTTGGTAAGAACCGTTGAATATGACAGCCTGTTTGTCTTTAAATATTCAGATCGCCCCAATGCCCCGGCTGCTGATTATCCGGATAAAATCCCGGATGACGAAAAAAATGAAAGACTGCATCGACTGCTTGAATTGCAGGAGGAGATCACGGTACGGAAACATGAAGCACTGGTCGGGACAATTCAGCAGGTACTTGTCGAAGGGCTGAGTAAAAAACAACCCCTTTCGAATTTGAAAGAGGAATTTCAGGATATTCAATGGTCGGGCCGTTCATCCGGCAACAAGATTGTCAATTTTTCGGTAAAGGACAGTTGCCGTGCCGCCGATGAAGACCTAACCGGTAAATTGATGTATATCCGTATTCAAAAGGCGTGTTCCCATTCGCTGTGGGGACAGCCGGTTGAAGAAGAACTTAAACTGACGGAAGTGGAAGGAGAAGACGGTTATTATGCTGCATAA
- a CDS encoding DUF4911 domain-containing protein, whose product MIRKYYRVDRREICLLRFILEGYDGMAIMTTIDSRRGIVVIRIASGCEDDVEMILEGLGKDILIETLHSQGMPCLKNGSADLFY is encoded by the coding sequence ATGATACGGAAATATTATCGCGTTGACCGGAGAGAGATATGCCTGCTGCGGTTTATTCTGGAAGGCTATGATGGTATGGCCATAATGACGACAATTGATTCCCGGCGGGGAATCGTTGTGATCCGCATTGCATCGGGATGCGAAGATGATGTGGAGATGATTCTCGAAGGCCTTGGGAAAGATATTTTAATTGAAACCCTTCATTCACAGGGAATGCCATGTTTAAAAAATGGATCTGCGGATTTATTCTACTGA